One genomic region from Amaranthus tricolor cultivar Red isolate AtriRed21 chromosome 12, ASM2621246v1, whole genome shotgun sequence encodes:
- the LOC130796861 gene encoding pentatricopeptide repeat-containing protein At1g34160 has product MIPKPTTTIINNALKKCKSLSHIKQIHSHLISSGLFQYSFFSRTKLLELTSISSYGDISYASVIFNYIDYPSTYDWNSIIRGHAQTSSPQIALTHFISMLRGSQKPDAVTYSFTLKACARALGNIEAHLIHSMVIRSGFYLDLLLQTTLMDAYCKVGEFEDAKNVFDEMPKRDVACWNALICGLAQGRFPDEALELFDRMRRMGLKANDVTVLGALSACSQLGALKEGDKVWCYIKEEKLDIDDTVCNAVIDMYSKCGFVDKAYNVFRNMRCKKSIITWNTMVMGFAMHGHGEEAIELLKEMEYVGVCPDAITYLGVLCACNHAGLINEGFAVFRSMEGKGIVQNVKHYGTVIDLLGRAGRIKEAYEIVNLMPMMPDVVVWQTLLGACNTYGNVDLAEIVSQKLVEMGSDSCGDFVLLSNVYAKHKRWNDVGRVRDAMKMRYVKKVPGFSYTEVNGVLHKFINGDQSHPSWKEIYAKLDEIMYRIKEHGYVPETRFVLHDIGEEDKEYVLSYHSEKMVVAFGLLKTSQETPIQVIKNLRICVDCHTLIKLVSKVYNREIIVRDRARFHRFKDGTCSCKDYW; this is encoded by the coding sequence ATGATCCCCAAACCCACCACTACCATCATCAACAATGCACTGAAAAAATGCAAATCTCTATCCCACATCAAACAAATCCATTCTCACTTGATTTCCTCTGGTCTCTTCCAATATTCTTTTTTCTCCCGCACCAAACTCCTCGAACTCACATCGATCTCCTCATATGGTGACATCTCTTACGCTTCTGTCATCTTCAATTACATCGACTACCCATCAACCTACGATTGGAATTCCATCATTCGAGGCCATGCCCAGACCTCATCCCCTCAAATCGCTCTTACCCATTTCATCTCCATGTTACGGGGTTCACAGAAACCCGACGCTGTCACGTACTCTTTTACCCTGAAGGCATGCGCACGTGCATTAGGGAATATTGAGGCGCATTTGATTCATTCGATGGTTATTCGATCTGGATTTTATCTGGATTTACTTTTGCAGACAACTTTGATGGATGCGTATTGTAAAGTTGGGGAATTTGAGGATGCAAAGAACGTGTTCGATGAAATGCCTAAGAGGGATGTTGCGTGTTGGAATGCTTTAATTTGTGGGTTGGCTCAAGGGCGCTTTCCTGATGAAGCATTGGAGTTGTTTGATAGGATGCGTAGGATGGGGTTGAAAGCGAATGATGTGACTGTGCTTGGTGCTCTTTCGGCGTGTTCCCAATTGGGGGCTTTGAAGGAAGGGGACAAAGTGTGGTGTTATATTAAGGAGGAGAAGTTAGATATTGATGATACAGTTTGCAATGCGGTGATTGATATGTATAGTAAATGCGGGTTTGTGGATAAAGCATATAATGTGTTTAGGAATATGAGATGCAAGAAGAGTATAATTACATGGAATACAATGGTTATGGGGTTTGCAATGCATGGTCACGGGGAAGAAGCAATTGAGCTTCTTAAGGAAATGGAGTATGTTGGGGTATGCCCTGATGCAATAACTTATCTCGGGGTATTGTGTGCTTGCAACCATGCAGGGTTGATTAACGAGGGGTTTGCAGTATTTAGATCGATGGAAGGCAAAGGGATTGTTCAAAATGTGAAGCATTATGGTACTGTGATCGATTTGTTGGGAAGGGCAGGAAGGATTAAAGAAGCTTATGAAATCGTAAATTTGATGCCAATGATGCCTGATGTTGTTGTTTGGCAAACATTGTTAGGTGCTTGCAATACTTATGGAAATGTGGACTTGGCCGAAATTGTATCACAAAAACTTGTTGAAATGGGGTCTGATAGTTGTGGAGATTTTGTGCTCTTATCTAATGTGTATGCTAAACATAAGAGGTGGAATGATGTAGGGCGAGTTAGGGACGCTATGAAAATGAGGTATGTGAAAAAGGTTCCCGGATTTAGCTACACTGAAGTTAATGGCGTTTTGCACAAGTTTATTAATGGTGATCAGAGTCACCCAAGTTGGAAAGAGATCTACGCAAAGCTAGATGAAATCATGTACAGGATTAAGGAACATGGATATGTTCCCGAGACTAGATTTGTATTGCATGACATAGGAGAAGAGGATAAAGAGTATGTGTTATCTTATCATAGTGAGAAAATGGTTGTGGCTTTTGGGTTACTGAAAACAAGTCAGGAAACTCCAATTCAAGTTATCAAAAACCTCCGAATATGTGTTGATTGCCACACTCTAATTAAGCTTGTGTCGAAGGTTTATAATCGTGAAATCATAGTTAGGGATCGAGCTCGCTTTCATAGGTTCAAGGATGGAACTTGTTCATGTAAGGATTATTGGTAA